The Arachis hypogaea cultivar Tifrunner chromosome 14, arahy.Tifrunner.gnm2.J5K5, whole genome shotgun sequence genome has a segment encoding these proteins:
- the LOC112741556 gene encoding stilbene synthase 3-like, protein MVAVSEIRKAQRAEGPATVLAIGTANPSNCVDQSTYANYYFRVTNSEHMTDLKKKFQRICERTQIKNRHMYLTEEILKENPNMCAYKAPSLDAREDMMIREVPRVGKEAATKAIKEWGQPMSKITHLIFCTTSGVALPGVDYELIVLLGLDPSVKRYMMYHQGCFAGGTVLRLAKDLAENNKDARVLIVCSENTSVTFRGPSETDMDSLVGQALFADGAAAIIIGSDPVPEVENPLFEIVSTDQQLVPGSHGAIGGLLREVGLTFYLNKSVPDIISQNINDALSKAFDPLGISDYNSIFWIAHPGGRAILDQVEEKVNLKPEKMKATRDVLSNYGNMSSACVFFIMDLMRKKSLEAGLKTTGEGLDWGVLFGFGPGLTIETVVLRSMSI, encoded by the exons ATGGTCGCTGTTAGTGAGATCCGCAAGGCTCAAAGGGCAGAAGGCCCTGCAACGGTACTGGCAATTGGCACAGCAAATCCATCAAACTGTGTTGATCAGAGTACATATGCAAATTATTATTTTAGAGTCACCAACAGCGAACACATGACCGATCTTAAGAAGAAGTTTCAACGTAttt GTGAGAGAACACAGATCAAGAACAGACATATGTATTTAACAGAAGAGATACTGAAGGAGAACCCCAATATGTGCGCATACAAGGCACCGTCGTTGGATGCAAGGGAAGACATGATGATCAGAGAGGTACCAAGAGTTGGAAAAGAGGCTGCAACCAAGGCCATCAAGGAATGGGGTCAGCCAATGTCTAAGATCACACATTTGATTTTCTGCACCACCAGCGGTGTTGCGTTGCCTGGCGTTGATTACGAACTCATCGTACTCTTAGGGCTCGACCCAAGCGTCAAGAGGTACATGATGTACCACCAAGGCTGCTTCGCTGGTGGCACTGTCCTTCGTTTGGCTAAGGATTTAGCTGAAAACAACAAGGATGCTCGTGTGCTTATTGTTTGTTCTGAAAATACTTCAGTCACTTTTCGTGGTCCTAGTGAGACAGACATGGATAGTCTTGTAGGGCAAGCATTGTTTGCCGATGGAGCTGCTGCAATTATCATTGGTTCTGATCCTGTTCCAGAGGTTGAGAATCCTCTCTTTGAGATTGTTTCAACTGATCAACAACTTGTCCCTGGCAGCCATGGAGCCATCGGTGGTCTCCTTCGTGAAGTTGGACTTACATTCTATCTTAACAAGAGTGTTCCGGATATTATTTCACAAAATATCAATGATGCACTCAGTAAAGCTTTTGATCCACTGGGTATATCTGATTATAACTCAATATTTTGGATTGCACATCCTGGTGGACGTGCAATTTTGGACCAGGTTGAAGAGAAGGTGAACTTGAAGCCAGAGAAGATGAAAGCCACTAGAGATGTGCTTAGCAATTATGGTAACATGTCAAGTGCGTGTGTGTTCTTCATTATGGATTTGATGAGAAAGAAGTCACTTGAAGCTGGACTTAAAACCACCGGAGAAGGACTTGATTGGGGTGTGCTTTTTGGTTTTGGTCCTGGTCTCACTATTGAAACCGTTGTTCTCCGCAGCATGTCCATATAA